In Paenibacillus ihbetae, the following are encoded in one genomic region:
- a CDS encoding efflux RND transporter permease subunit yields the protein MKGIINFSLRNKFAIWLLTIIVTFAGLYSGVTMKQETIPDINVPFLSVTAVYPGAAPEGVVEEVTKPLETRLRNIDGVKTVTSTSMENAANVMVEFDYGTDLDNATAAVREAIQEVQLPDEAQKPTISKFSMSSMPVVSLSISNSNNMKLDELTRITENDIVPALEDLDGVASIQVAGQYVNEVQLNFKQDEMDKLGLTEDTVKQIVQASSLYVPLGMFEMDKSQKAVAIDGGIITIDDLKNLAIPVIPGGAGAQAGAGAGAPNAGGAGQSGAAAGQGAGAGTGAQGAPQNSTDAQAATQTGAGDQAAAGAQGQGQGAAGAQGQSQGAAGAQGQGAPGGQTGAPAGIPTVKLSEIADINVIGTSESISRTNGKESIGIQIVKSNDANTVDVVNLVKDKAEELGKLYPDMDLTIMLDQGKPIEDSVHTMLFKALYGALFAVLIIMLFLRNIRSTIISIISIPLSLLIAILCLQQMDITLNMMSLGAMTVAIGRVVDDSIVVIENIYRRMSLSTEKLSGRELISAATREMFVPIMSSTIVTIAVFLPLTLVSGMVGELFMPFALTMVFALLASLVVAITLVPAMAHSLFRKGLKNKHDHAEKPGAIAKGYRSILRWSLNHKAITFLMAIILLVGSLFLTKFLGVSFIPEQEDKYVMVTYSPEPGVLLEDVEQRALKAEKLIMDQPGVEKMQYSIGGSNPLGMGSANSGLFYIMYESDTKNFEDVKTALIEDLTKAVPEGTWANMDMAGGFGGNQLTVNVFGDSLDQIKPVADQIVELANKDTATFDNAETSLSEAFEQYTLVADQEKLSSLGLTAGQLAMKLSPVRERPVLTEVNIEDKTYNVYIEADTTTYKSIKEIEDETVTSPLGIEVPIKDVAKVEKGTTPDTITRIDGKMVVTVTADILTNDVGTASSSLEAEVDKLEIPDGVSVQFGGVTEQINETFGQLGLAMLAAIAIVYFVLVVTFGGALAPFAILFSLPFIVIGAIIGLLVTGETLNVSSLMGVLMLIGIVVTNAIVLIDRVIHKEREGLSTREALLEAGVTRLRPILMTALATIGALLPLVFGWENSAGIISRGLGITVIGGLISSTLLTLVVVPIVYEFLMKFRKKQTAE from the coding sequence ATGAAAGGAATTATTAATTTTTCGCTGCGGAACAAATTTGCCATCTGGCTGTTAACCATCATCGTAACCTTCGCCGGACTATACAGCGGGGTGACGATGAAACAGGAAACGATCCCGGATATTAACGTGCCGTTCCTTAGCGTAACCGCTGTTTACCCGGGCGCCGCACCCGAGGGTGTCGTAGAAGAAGTCACCAAGCCGCTGGAGACGCGCCTCCGGAATATCGACGGCGTAAAGACCGTCACTTCCACCTCTATGGAGAATGCGGCAAACGTCATGGTCGAATTCGATTACGGAACCGACCTCGACAATGCTACAGCGGCCGTTCGCGAAGCCATCCAAGAGGTTCAGCTGCCGGATGAGGCCCAGAAGCCGACCATCTCGAAATTCAGCATGAGCTCGATGCCGGTGGTCTCGCTGAGCATTTCGAACAGCAATAACATGAAGCTCGACGAATTGACCCGCATTACCGAGAATGACATCGTGCCTGCTCTCGAGGATCTGGACGGCGTAGCTTCCATCCAGGTTGCCGGCCAATACGTCAATGAAGTCCAGCTGAACTTCAAGCAGGACGAAATGGATAAGCTTGGCCTCACGGAGGATACCGTGAAGCAGATCGTCCAGGCTTCCTCGCTGTACGTTCCGCTCGGCATGTTCGAGATGGATAAATCGCAAAAAGCCGTTGCGATCGACGGCGGGATCATTACCATTGATGATCTGAAGAACTTGGCGATCCCCGTTATTCCAGGCGGTGCAGGTGCGCAAGCCGGCGCGGGAGCAGGGGCTCCGAACGCAGGCGGCGCTGGTCAGTCGGGAGCTGCTGCCGGTCAAGGGGCCGGAGCAGGGACAGGCGCCCAAGGAGCTCCACAGAACAGCACGGATGCCCAGGCAGCAACGCAGACAGGCGCAGGCGACCAAGCAGCCGCAGGCGCTCAAGGTCAGGGACAAGGCGCCGCAGGTGCCCAAGGTCAGAGCCAGGGTGCCGCAGGCGCTCAGGGTCAGGGTGCTCCAGGCGGGCAAACCGGCGCTCCTGCCGGCATTCCAACCGTGAAGCTGAGCGAAATTGCCGATATTAACGTCATCGGCACCTCGGAATCGATCTCCCGCACCAACGGGAAGGAATCGATCGGCATTCAGATCGTCAAGTCCAATGATGCCAACACCGTTGACGTGGTCAACCTGGTGAAGGATAAGGCCGAAGAACTGGGCAAATTGTATCCGGACATGGATCTGACCATCATGCTCGACCAAGGCAAGCCGATTGAAGACTCTGTGCATACGATGCTCTTCAAAGCGTTGTACGGGGCATTGTTCGCGGTCCTGATCATTATGCTCTTCCTTCGCAATATCCGTTCGACGATTATTTCGATCATCTCGATCCCGCTGTCCCTGCTGATTGCGATTCTGTGTTTGCAGCAGATGGATATCACCCTGAATATGATGTCCCTTGGCGCGATGACCGTTGCCATCGGACGGGTTGTAGACGACTCGATCGTTGTTATTGAAAACATATACCGGCGCATGTCGCTTTCCACCGAGAAGCTTTCTGGCAGGGAGCTCATCAGCGCCGCCACCCGCGAAATGTTCGTGCCGATTATGTCCTCGACCATCGTAACGATCGCGGTATTCCTGCCGCTGACGTTGGTCAGCGGTATGGTAGGCGAACTGTTCATGCCATTTGCATTGACGATGGTATTCGCGCTGCTGGCTTCTCTCGTCGTTGCGATCACGCTCGTGCCGGCCATGGCCCACAGCCTGTTCCGCAAGGGGCTGAAGAACAAGCATGACCATGCGGAGAAGCCGGGCGCGATCGCCAAAGGCTATCGCTCCATTCTGAGATGGTCCTTGAATCATAAGGCCATTACATTCCTAATGGCGATCATCCTGCTGGTCGGCAGCCTGTTCCTTACGAAATTCCTGGGCGTCAGCTTCATTCCGGAGCAGGAAGACAAATACGTAATGGTGACGTATTCCCCTGAGCCGGGCGTTCTGCTCGAGGATGTCGAGCAGCGCGCGCTGAAAGCCGAGAAGCTGATCATGGATCAGCCGGGCGTTGAGAAAATGCAGTATTCCATCGGCGGCAGCAATCCGCTTGGCATGGGCTCCGCCAATTCGGGATTGTTCTATATTATGTATGAATCGGATACCAAGAACTTTGAGGATGTCAAAACAGCCCTGATTGAAGATTTGACGAAGGCCGTTCCGGAAGGAACCTGGGCCAATATGGACATGGCCGGCGGCTTTGGCGGCAACCAGCTGACGGTGAACGTGTTCGGCGATTCCCTGGATCAGATCAAGCCGGTGGCCGATCAGATTGTAGAGCTCGCCAATAAGGACACCGCGACTTTCGATAATGCAGAGACGAGCTTGTCCGAAGCGTTTGAGCAGTACACGCTCGTCGCCGATCAAGAGAAGCTGAGCTCGCTCGGGCTCACTGCCGGACAGCTGGCCATGAAGCTCAGCCCTGTTCGCGAGCGTCCGGTGCTGACTGAGGTAAACATTGAGGACAAAACCTACAATGTCTATATCGAAGCCGACACCACCACTTACAAGAGCATCAAGGAGATTGAGGACGAAACCGTAACCTCCCCGCTTGGTATCGAAGTACCGATCAAGGACGTTGCCAAAGTGGAGAAAGGGACGACTCCGGACACAATCACACGCATCGACGGTAAAATGGTTGTGACTGTAACGGCCGACATTTTGACCAATGACGTAGGAACTGCATCCAGCAGCCTGGAAGCTGAGGTCGATAAGCTGGAAATTCCGGACGGCGTCTCCGTACAATTCGGCGGAGTCACGGAACAGATCAATGAAACGTTCGGGCAGCTGGGACTCGCCATGCTGGCCGCGATCGCCATCGTGTATTTCGTTCTCGTCGTCACGTTCGGGGGCGCGCTCGCTCCGTTCGCGATTCTGTTCTCGCTGCCGTTCATCGTCATCGGGGCGATTATCGGCTTGCTGGTGACCGGCGAAACGCTGAACGTATCCTCGCTGATGGGCGTGCTGATGCTGATCGGTATCGTCGTTACCAACGCGATCGTTCTGATTGACCGCGTGATTCACAAAGAGCGCGAAGGCCTCAGCACTCGCGAAGCGCTGCTCGAGGCAGGGGTGACCCGTCTTCGTCCAATCCTGATGACCGCACTCGCGACCATCGGCGCTCTGCTCCCGCTCGTGTTCGGATGGGAGAACAGCGCAGGGATTATCTCGCGGGGACTTGGCATCACGGTGATCGGCGGCCTGATCAGCTCCACGCTGCTGACGCTTGTCGTCGTGCCGATCGTGTATGAGTTCCTGATGAAATTCCGCAAGAAACAAACAGCCGAATAA
- the fni gene encoding type 2 isopentenyl-diphosphate Delta-isomerase — translation MEPAAICNRSDGLESSGGRLLPDVPTGERKIEHVRLCLEEEVGSVGITSGFERYRFRHCALPEVNFEDISLDTSFLGIPTRTPFLISSMTGGSRTTGEINMRLAEAAERRGWALGVGSIRAAVEKEELAPTFRVRERAPSVPIIANLGAVQLNYGFGTDDCRRAVDIAGADMLVLHLNALQEVFQPEGNTRFGGLASKMEELCSRLEVPVGVKEVGWGIDGETARMLKELGVAFIDVAGAGGTSWSQVEKFRASDPVRRAAAEAFADWGNPTAECIVEVREAVPDMPMIGSGGLNSGVDAAKAIALGADLAGFGRGLLGPAVDSEEALDRRLAQAELELRTAMLVIGAADITALRSTPRLIRKQGL, via the coding sequence ATGGAGCCTGCCGCAATTTGTAATCGGTCAGACGGCTTGGAGTCATCCGGCGGCCGGCTGCTTCCGGATGTCCCCACCGGCGAGCGGAAGATTGAGCATGTGCGGCTGTGCCTGGAGGAAGAGGTCGGCTCCGTCGGCATTACTTCAGGCTTTGAGCGCTACCGCTTCCGGCATTGCGCACTGCCTGAGGTGAACTTCGAGGACATCAGCCTAGACACCTCCTTTCTCGGCATTCCAACACGGACGCCGTTTCTCATCAGCTCCATGACGGGCGGGAGCCGGACAACCGGCGAGATTAATATGCGGCTTGCCGAAGCGGCAGAGCGCAGGGGCTGGGCGCTTGGCGTCGGCTCCATCCGGGCAGCGGTGGAGAAGGAAGAGCTTGCCCCGACCTTCCGCGTAAGAGAGAGGGCGCCGAGCGTACCGATCATCGCGAACCTCGGGGCGGTTCAGCTCAATTACGGCTTCGGAACGGATGATTGCCGCCGGGCGGTCGACATTGCAGGCGCCGATATGCTGGTGCTGCATCTCAATGCCCTGCAGGAAGTGTTCCAGCCGGAAGGAAACACGCGATTTGGCGGGCTCGCCTCCAAGATGGAAGAGCTGTGCAGCAGGCTCGAGGTTCCTGTCGGGGTGAAAGAAGTCGGCTGGGGCATTGACGGGGAGACGGCCCGGATGCTGAAGGAGCTCGGTGTTGCCTTCATTGATGTGGCGGGAGCCGGCGGCACCTCCTGGAGCCAGGTCGAGAAATTCCGGGCAAGCGATCCGGTACGACGAGCCGCAGCGGAGGCCTTTGCCGACTGGGGCAATCCGACGGCGGAATGTATTGTCGAGGTGCGGGAAGCTGTTCCGGATATGCCGATGATCGGCAGCGGCGGATTAAACAGCGGCGTGGATGCCGCCAAAGCGATTGCACTGGGCGCTGATCTGGCGGGCTTTGGGCGGGGATTGCTCGGGCCGGCCGTCGATTCCGAGGAAGCGCTGGACCGGCGCCTCGCTCAGGCGGAGCTGGAGCTTCGAACCGCGATGCTGGTAATCGGGGCTGCGGATATAACGGCGTTAAGGTCAACGCCTCGCTTGATCCGCAAGCAAGGTTTGTAA
- a CDS encoding TorD/DmsD family molecular chaperone, whose translation MAISPVQTLEVPDVCHRWLENRGTVYELLIDFMGNSPSLSMIAEWSRGSGIGKAAEGTQGGADLVNYLCGRSPEELVKICEYEGTEYRRLLERNKQRPLSESQYTKSGCVRDVAECYETVGVAFNKLHGEADDHLAIELEFMTVLHDRMLNNCYGEDGLLKLMAAQEQFLEEHLLAWVPSLCEDMRTSTDSPLYRALFRLLEEFLKQDLRMLKVWRQSREGELVH comes from the coding sequence ATGGCGATATCACCTGTTCAAACTTTGGAGGTACCTGACGTCTGTCACCGGTGGCTGGAAAACCGGGGGACGGTTTATGAGCTTTTGATCGATTTTATGGGCAATTCGCCCAGCTTGTCTATGATTGCGGAATGGAGCCGCGGAAGCGGGATCGGCAAAGCGGCGGAAGGCACCCAAGGGGGAGCCGACCTGGTGAATTATTTATGCGGCCGATCACCTGAGGAGCTGGTTAAGATCTGCGAGTATGAAGGCACGGAATACCGCCGTTTGCTCGAGCGGAACAAGCAGCGCCCGCTGTCCGAATCGCAGTATACGAAGAGCGGCTGCGTTCGGGACGTTGCCGAGTGTTATGAGACGGTCGGCGTTGCTTTTAACAAACTGCATGGAGAGGCCGACGATCATTTGGCGATTGAGCTGGAATTCATGACAGTGCTTCACGACCGGATGCTGAACAATTGTTATGGCGAGGACGGTTTGCTGAAATTGATGGCCGCCCAGGAACAATTTTTGGAGGAGCATTTGCTGGCATGGGTGCCCTCGCTCTGCGAGGATATGAGGACTTCTACCGATAGCCCGCTTTATCGGGCGTTGTTCCGCTTGCTGGAGGAATTTCTTAAGCAGGACTTACGGATGCTGAAGGTGTGGAGGCAATCCCGTGAGGGGGAGCTTGTACATTAA
- the ychF gene encoding redox-regulated ATPase YchF: MALKAGIVGLPNVGKSTLFNAITQAGAESANYPFCTIDPNVGVVEVPDERLDKLTELVQPNKTVPTAFEFVDIAGLVRGASKGEGLGNKFLAHIREVDAIVHVVRCFEDENITHVDGKVNPVSDIQTINLELILADLDSVEKRIERTKKNMKGGNKQYAQEVELLERLKEALYNDQPARSVELSDEEKLIVRDLHLLTLKPVLYAANVSEDGVTDADSNPYVQQVREFAAAENAAVVPISAKVEAEIAELEGEDKAMFLEELGLEESGLNRLIKAAYSLLGLYTYFTAGVQEVRAWTIRKGTKAPQAAGVIHSDFERGFIRAEVVSYDDLVAAGSMNGAKERGQLRLEGKDYVVNDGDVMHFRFNV; this comes from the coding sequence ATGGCTTTAAAAGCAGGGATCGTCGGTTTGCCGAACGTCGGCAAATCCACATTGTTTAATGCGATAACGCAGGCGGGCGCCGAATCGGCGAACTACCCGTTCTGTACGATTGACCCGAACGTCGGCGTCGTTGAGGTGCCGGATGAGCGCCTTGATAAGCTGACTGAGCTGGTGCAGCCGAATAAAACCGTACCGACGGCATTCGAATTCGTCGATATCGCGGGACTGGTTCGCGGTGCGAGCAAAGGGGAGGGGCTCGGAAACAAGTTCCTGGCCCATATTCGCGAGGTCGATGCGATCGTGCACGTCGTTCGATGCTTCGAGGATGAGAATATCACCCACGTAGACGGCAAGGTCAATCCGGTCAGCGACATCCAGACCATCAACCTGGAGCTGATCCTGGCGGATCTGGACAGCGTCGAGAAGCGGATCGAGCGTACGAAGAAGAACATGAAGGGCGGCAACAAACAGTACGCCCAGGAAGTAGAGCTGCTGGAGCGTCTGAAGGAAGCCCTGTACAACGATCAGCCGGCACGCAGCGTCGAGCTGTCCGATGAGGAGAAGCTGATCGTCCGCGATCTGCATCTGCTGACGCTCAAGCCGGTGCTGTATGCGGCCAACGTAAGCGAGGATGGCGTGACTGACGCGGACAGCAATCCGTACGTTCAGCAGGTCCGCGAGTTCGCGGCTGCCGAGAATGCTGCCGTCGTTCCGATCAGCGCCAAGGTGGAAGCCGAAATCGCCGAGCTTGAAGGCGAAGACAAGGCCATGTTCCTCGAAGAGCTGGGCCTGGAGGAATCCGGCCTGAACCGCCTCATTAAAGCGGCATACAGCCTGCTCGGCCTGTACACCTACTTTACCGCAGGCGTGCAGGAGGTGCGCGCATGGACGATCCGCAAAGGCACGAAGGCCCCTCAGGCGGCCGGCGTCATCCACAGCGATTTCGAGCGCGGCTTTATCCGGGCCGAGGTCGTATCCTATGACGATCTTGTTGCCGCAGGGTCGATGAACGGCGCGAAGGAGCGCGGACAGCTCCGCCTTGAAGGGAAGGACTATGTCGTCAATGACGGCGATGTCATGCACTTCCGCTTCAACGTGTAG
- a CDS encoding TetR/AcrR family transcriptional regulator — protein MSAAEIKQSALARFAQDGYEGASLKHIADDCGIKKPSIYAHFSSKEDLFLQVLADVFERQKQRIEDYFEEHASLPLEAQLKGFVVDWQQIYERDAERKFFLRMVFFPPSALYDDVMNLVYPFLDEQEQKLSRLLAAGCPVQGRIIRHPRQAAIAYLTLLDGIAVEMLYGGEARTTRRLEAAWPVYWSGVSRER, from the coding sequence ATGAGTGCCGCTGAGATAAAACAGTCCGCTCTGGCCCGCTTCGCCCAAGACGGCTATGAAGGAGCCTCGCTTAAACATATTGCCGATGATTGCGGAATAAAGAAGCCATCGATCTATGCTCATTTTTCCAGTAAAGAGGACCTGTTCCTGCAGGTGCTGGCCGATGTGTTCGAGCGGCAGAAGCAGCGGATCGAAGACTATTTCGAGGAGCACGCCTCCCTTCCGCTTGAAGCGCAGCTGAAAGGATTTGTGGTGGATTGGCAGCAGATTTACGAACGGGATGCGGAGAGAAAGTTTTTCCTGAGAATGGTTTTTTTCCCGCCAAGCGCTCTGTATGACGATGTCATGAATCTCGTCTATCCGTTCCTGGATGAGCAGGAACAGAAGCTGTCGAGGCTTCTAGCCGCCGGCTGTCCGGTACAAGGACGGATCATTCGGCACCCTAGGCAGGCCGCCATTGCCTACCTTACCTTGCTCGACGGCATTGCCGTCGAGATGCTGTACGGCGGGGAAGCCCGCACCACTCGGCGGCTTGAAGCCGCATGGCCCGTGTATTGGTCCGGCGTGTCGAGAGAAAGATAA
- a CDS encoding DMT family transporter — MAWIALICAGLLEIGGVIGIKGVSQRKGWIYLLLMFASFAISFSLLSFAMESIPMGTAYAIWTGIGTVGSTVTGMVLFGEPKEWRRILFIAMILCSAVGLKLIT, encoded by the coding sequence ATGGCCTGGATCGCGCTTATTTGTGCAGGATTGCTTGAAATCGGCGGGGTGATCGGCATTAAGGGAGTGTCTCAGCGGAAGGGCTGGATCTATCTGCTGCTGATGTTCGCTTCGTTTGCAATCAGCTTCTCCCTGCTGTCGTTTGCCATGGAGAGCATTCCCATGGGTACGGCCTACGCCATCTGGACCGGAATCGGGACGGTCGGCAGCACCGTCACGGGCATGGTACTGTTCGGCGAGCCGAAGGAATGGCGGCGTATCCTGTTCATCGCCATGATTCTGTGCTCTGCCGTCGGATTGAAGCTGATCACTTAA
- the cls gene encoding cardiolipin synthase, whose translation MRKGIQAVLITALLFAFYYFGIDYFGKTTGTIIGIFSTLTVVSIGFMIFMENRHPTSTMAWILLLALVPIVGLVFYFLFGQNYFKRRKYDKKAQKDGLAYTSEVLRRSNQDISRFKREHQQLLQLSTRLGRAPVSFSSDTKVLTNGEETFAALLRELELAKHHIHMEYYIYRPDDIGTQIRDILVRKAREGVAVRFMVDAVGSLQLPPAFLEEMKAAGIKVAVFGSPKAIFFTSRVNYRNHRKIVVIDGTVGFIGGLNVGDEYLSRSKVFGFWRDTHMLVRGEAVRTLQIVFLQDWEYMTGEQPTDQVYFSPDLVDHSSGAVQIIASGPDNERRALKHIFFSMIASARRSVWLATPYFIPDEDILTALRVAALSGLDVRILFPSKPDKWLPFLASHSYFPALLDAGVRVFEYEKGFMHSKLLIVDGEVATIGTANMDMRSFHLNFEVNALLVHTDSVNQLVADFEQDLEHAVLYDRSRTRKKRIMTRLLESAARLMSPLL comes from the coding sequence ATGAGAAAGGGAATACAGGCCGTACTGATTACCGCGTTATTATTCGCGTTTTATTATTTTGGCATCGATTATTTCGGCAAGACGACAGGAACTATCATCGGGATATTTTCGACCCTGACCGTCGTCTCGATCGGGTTCATGATTTTCATGGAGAACCGGCATCCGACCAGTACAATGGCCTGGATTCTACTGCTTGCACTAGTACCGATCGTAGGGCTAGTTTTTTATTTTCTGTTCGGACAGAACTATTTTAAACGCAGAAAATATGACAAGAAGGCGCAAAAGGACGGCTTGGCCTATACCAGCGAAGTGCTTCGGCGCAGCAACCAAGATATCTCCCGTTTTAAAAGGGAACACCAGCAGCTCCTGCAGCTGTCCACCCGCCTCGGGCGTGCGCCGGTTTCGTTCTCTTCGGATACCAAGGTGCTCACGAACGGAGAGGAGACGTTCGCGGCACTGCTTCGCGAGCTGGAGCTGGCCAAGCATCATATTCATATGGAATATTACATTTATCGTCCTGACGACATCGGGACCCAAATTCGGGACATTCTGGTGCGAAAGGCCAGGGAAGGGGTTGCTGTCCGGTTCATGGTCGATGCGGTAGGCAGCCTGCAGCTGCCGCCCGCTTTCCTGGAGGAGATGAAAGCTGCGGGGATTAAGGTAGCCGTATTCGGCAGCCCGAAGGCGATATTCTTCACGAGCCGGGTCAATTACCGCAATCACCGGAAGATCGTTGTCATCGACGGTACCGTCGGCTTCATCGGCGGCTTGAATGTCGGGGACGAGTATTTGAGCCGCAGCAAGGTTTTCGGGTTTTGGCGGGACACGCATATGCTGGTCCGGGGCGAGGCCGTCAGGACACTGCAAATTGTGTTCCTGCAGGACTGGGAATATATGACCGGAGAGCAGCCTACAGACCAGGTGTATTTCTCCCCGGATCTCGTCGATCACTCCTCCGGAGCCGTGCAGATTATTGCCAGCGGACCGGATAATGAGCGCCGGGCGCTCAAGCATATCTTCTTCTCCATGATCGCATCGGCACGTCGTTCCGTATGGCTTGCGACGCCTTATTTTATCCCGGACGAAGATATTTTGACGGCGCTGAGGGTCGCGGCTTTGTCCGGCCTTGACGTCCGGATCCTGTTTCCGTCGAAACCGGACAAGTGGCTGCCGTTTCTGGCCTCGCATTCCTATTTCCCGGCTTTGCTGGATGCGGGGGTGCGGGTATTCGAATACGAGAAGGGCTTTATGCATTCCAAGCTGCTCATTGTGGATGGAGAGGTTGCCACAATCGGAACGGCGAATATGGACATGCGCAGCTTTCACCTGAATTTTGAAGTGAACGCGCTTCTCGTGCATACGGACAGCGTCAATCAGCTGGTAGCCGATTTTGAGCAGGATCTGGAGCACGCGGTGCTGTATGACCGAAGCCGCACGAGGAAGAAGCGCATCATGACCCGGCTGCTCGAATCCGCGGCGCGGCTGATGTCGCCGCTGCTGTAG
- a CDS encoding DMT family transporter, with translation MNRNWVFVLLAGLVEILWVIGLKHASNTWEWLGTALAIVASFFLIIESAKRLPVGTVYAVFTGIGTAGTVGTEMLLFGEPFKLIKVLLIGVLLAGVIGLKLVTTDNAEQNGEVSR, from the coding sequence ATGAATCGAAATTGGGTTTTTGTACTTTTGGCCGGCTTGGTCGAAATATTGTGGGTCATCGGCTTAAAGCACGCTTCAAATACGTGGGAATGGCTAGGAACCGCTCTGGCGATTGTCGCCAGTTTCTTTTTGATCATTGAGTCCGCTAAACGGCTCCCTGTGGGGACGGTGTATGCGGTTTTTACCGGAATCGGCACGGCTGGAACGGTCGGCACTGAAATGCTGCTGTTCGGCGAACCTTTTAAGCTGATTAAGGTGCTGCTGATCGGAGTGCTGCTGGCCGGAGTCATCGGACTAAAGCTGGTCACCACTGACAATGCCGAGCAAAACGGGGAGGTGAGCCGATAA
- a CDS encoding TetR/AcrR family transcriptional regulator encodes MADKTADKRQQILITAMQLFSAKGASETSMQEIAEVCGMSKGSLYLHFKSKEELEKSIYEHIIGRIKDEILRVDNDPLLEPREQLRKQAEVLLIHFMEIREFLLKQFHDQTVPGKPPFDKDNAQQEIVQALQWFNHKLQVIYGPEAAPYTMEIAMLMGGILGTYIRFLFMPDFHLNVGQTAEHLIQLMDDVMASMLRRRPKPLIPLEVVLGQKDLCQVDLRSPRHPLIVIKAMKNEMKQLKLDHELRQDTLESLGIMEKELITLQPSRAVLKGMLRNLEGIEGLEDLYEELRNTITTVLETYLTPGGMT; translated from the coding sequence TTGGCTGATAAAACGGCAGATAAAAGGCAGCAAATTCTCATCACTGCGATGCAGCTGTTTTCCGCGAAGGGCGCCTCGGAAACCTCCATGCAGGAGATCGCCGAAGTATGCGGGATGTCGAAAGGCAGCCTATATTTACATTTCAAATCCAAAGAGGAATTGGAAAAGAGCATCTACGAGCATATCATCGGCCGAATTAAGGATGAGATTCTGCGAGTGGATAACGATCCGCTCCTCGAACCGAGGGAACAGCTGCGCAAGCAGGCCGAGGTGCTGCTCATCCATTTCATGGAGATTCGCGAATTTCTGCTGAAGCAATTCCACGATCAGACGGTGCCGGGAAAGCCGCCGTTTGACAAGGATAACGCCCAGCAGGAAATTGTGCAGGCATTGCAGTGGTTTAACCATAAACTTCAAGTCATCTACGGGCCGGAAGCCGCGCCCTATACCATGGAGATCGCCATGCTCATGGGCGGTATACTGGGCACCTACATCCGGTTCCTGTTCATGCCGGACTTCCACCTGAATGTGGGACAAACGGCCGAACATCTTATTCAGCTGATGGACGACGTGATGGCAAGCATGCTTCGCCGGCGGCCGAAACCCCTTATTCCGTTGGAGGTCGTTCTGGGTCAGAAGGATCTGTGTCAGGTCGACCTGCGGTCGCCGCGTCACCCGCTTATCGTGATCAAGGCGATGAAGAATGAAATGAAGCAGCTGAAGCTGGATCACGAACTCCGGCAAGATACCCTGGAGTCCCTCGGGATTATGGAGAAGGAACTGATTACCCTCCAGCCGAGCCGGGCGGTACTGAAGGGAATGCTAAGAAACCTTGAAGGAATTGAAGGTCTGGAAGACTTATATGAAGAGCTGAGGAATACCATCACGACCGTACTGGAAACCTACTTAACACCTGGCGGAATGACATAG